The DNA region GATTTTTAATTGTTTCAAGAACCTGCTGGAGATGGCAGTGGAAAACCCATACAAGGTAGTGTGGGACCTTCCCATGCTCACCCAGGCTGAGCAACAGAAGCAGTTAGTGGAGTGGAACAAAACGTCTGCTCCTTCCCCTAAGCCTGGGTGGCTGGTTCACAAGTTTTTCTTGGATCAAGCCGAGACAAATCCAAATGCAATAGCCCTGGTTGAGTACGGAGGGCTGAAGCGGATTATCTCATATGCAGAGCTACAAAGCATGGCAGATAAGGTGGCAAG from Alphaproteobacteria bacterium includes:
- a CDS encoding AMP-binding protein, which produces IFNCFKNLLEMAVENPYKVVWDLPMLTQAEQQKQLVEWNKTSAPSPKPGWLVHKFFLDQAETNPNAIALVEYGGLKRIISYAELQSMADKVARQLRLLGVEGDSSVGLLMTNDSAEAIASIYGT